The following proteins are encoded in a genomic region of Clostridium kluyveri:
- a CDS encoding (deoxy)nucleoside triphosphate pyrophosphohydrolase: protein MKTVEVVAAIIKHGNKIFTTCRGYGEFKNMWEFPGGKIESGETREEALIREIKEELELDIHVSKYVTTIEYDYPNFHLTMHCFLCDICGGKIHLNAHNAAKWIPLDELDKLRWVPADILVVEKLKDRR, encoded by the coding sequence ATGAAAACGGTAGAAGTAGTAGCTGCAATTATAAAGCACGGTAATAAAATATTTACCACCTGTCGTGGTTATGGGGAGTTTAAAAATATGTGGGAATTTCCAGGTGGCAAAATAGAATCTGGAGAGACAAGAGAAGAAGCACTTATTCGTGAAATTAAAGAAGAATTAGAATTGGATATACATGTTTCTAAATATGTAACTACTATTGAGTATGATTATCCAAATTTTCATCTTACAATGCACTGCTTCTTGTGTGATATATGTGGAGGAAAAATTCATTTAAACGCTCATAATGCTGCTAAATGGATACCATTAGATGAGTTGGACAAACTTAGATGGGTTCCAGCAGATATATTGGTTGTTGAGAAACTCAAAGATAGGCGTTGA
- a CDS encoding ABC transporter permease has product METVKKHFFSDMGVMLGRSMRHVTRSMDTIITVTIMPIAFMLLFVYVFGGAIQTGTDNYVNYLLPGVLLIAIASGIAYTAYRLFMDMQRGIFERFHSMPIARSAALWGHVLTSLVSNAISVVVIILVALIMGFRSPAGVLSWLAVAGILTLFTLALTWIAVIAGLSAKSVDGAGAFSYPLLFLPFISSAFVPTESMPSGVRTFAENQPVTSIVDAIRSLLVGQPVGNDIWVALAWCLGILIIAYLFAICAYKRKAA; this is encoded by the coding sequence ATGGAAACCGTAAAGAAACACTTTTTCAGCGATATGGGCGTCATGCTTGGACGTTCCATGCGCCATGTTACCCGAAGCATGGACACCATCATCACAGTCACCATCATGCCGATTGCATTTATGCTGCTGTTCGTCTATGTGTTTGGCGGTGCGATTCAAACCGGCACGGATAACTATGTGAATTACCTGCTGCCCGGCGTCCTGCTGATTGCGATAGCAAGCGGCATTGCCTATACGGCTTACCGTTTGTTTATGGATATGCAAAGAGGCATCTTCGAACGGTTCCACTCCATGCCGATTGCGCGTTCGGCCGCGCTGTGGGGGCATGTGCTGACCTCACTGGTATCCAATGCGATTTCGGTTGTCGTAATCATTCTCGTAGCGCTCATTATGGGTTTCCGCTCACCAGCAGGAGTATTGTCATGGCTTGCCGTGGCTGGTATACTCACGCTGTTTACGCTGGCCCTGACATGGATCGCGGTGATTGCCGGACTGTCAGCAAAATCGGTGGATGGTGCAGGCGCCTTTTCCTATCCGTTACTCTTCTTGCCGTTTATCAGCTCAGCTTTTGTACCCACCGAGTCGATGCCGTCGGGCGTTCGCACCTTTGCCGAAAACCAGCCGGTGACCTCTATTGTCGACGCCATCCGTTCCCTACTGGTGGGGCAGCCCGTTGGAAATGATATTTGGGTTGCGCTTGCATGGTGCTTAGGGATACTGATCATTGCATATCTATTTGCGATATGCGCATACAAGCGGAAAGCAGCTTAA
- a CDS encoding ABC transporter ATP-binding protein: MEKAIQVKGLQKSYKKFHVLKGVDFEVEKGSIFALLGSNGAGKTTIVKILTTLLKQDSGAATVNGFDVAAKPDYVRQSISLTGQFAAVDEILTGRENLIMIAKLRHLANPRQIADDLLKRFGLIDAADRRVSTYSGGMRRRLDIAMSLIGNPQLIFLDEPTTGLDPEARIKVWKTVKELAEGGTTVFLTTQYLEEAEQLADRIAILHEGKIIANGTLDELKRLFPPAKVEYVEKQPTLEEIFLAIIGKKEEK, encoded by the coding sequence ATGGAAAAAGCAATCCAAGTGAAAGGGCTGCAAAAGTCCTACAAGAAATTTCATGTTCTAAAGGGCGTGGATTTTGAGGTGGAAAAAGGCAGTATTTTCGCCCTGCTGGGCTCCAATGGCGCGGGCAAGACTACGATTGTCAAAATTCTCACCACGCTGCTTAAACAGGATAGTGGAGCTGCTACCGTCAATGGATTCGACGTTGCGGCGAAGCCCGACTATGTGCGCCAGTCCATCAGTCTGACAGGGCAATTTGCCGCCGTGGACGAGATATTGACCGGGCGGGAAAATCTCATCATGATCGCCAAGCTACGGCACCTTGCAAATCCACGTCAGATTGCGGACGATTTGCTCAAACGCTTCGGCCTGATCGATGCCGCCGACCGCAGGGTTTCCACCTATTCGGGCGGTATGCGCCGCAGGCTTGACATCGCCATGAGCCTGATCGGAAACCCGCAGCTCATTTTCCTCGACGAGCCGACCACCGGCCTTGACCCCGAGGCACGTATCAAGGTTTGGAAGACGGTCAAGGAGCTTGCCGAGGGCGGCACCACGGTATTCCTGACCACGCAGTATCTGGAGGAGGCCGAGCAGCTTGCGGACCGAATCGCCATTCTGCATGAAGGGAAAATTATCGCGAATGGCACCCTTGATGAACTGAAAAGACTGTTCCCGCCCGCAAAAGTGGAATATGTAGAAAAGCAACCGACATTGGAGGAGATATTCCTCGCAATCATCGGCAAGAAGGAGGAAAAATAA
- a CDS encoding DUF1048 domain-containing protein has product MNLWEKITGSDMTKELKIFESRAKKLSADYQVAWGKIFANLLPHSDFTGRNLMPILDGVLGLLEEAAADDQSVQEVLGDDIKGFCSALAGEEGAKSFRDKWREQLNNNIAKKLGK; this is encoded by the coding sequence ATGAATCTTTGGGAAAAGATCACAGGCAGCGATATGACTAAAGAATTGAAAATTTTTGAATCGCGAGCCAAAAAGCTGTCTGCTGATTATCAAGTGGCATGGGGAAAAATTTTTGCCAATCTTTTACCGCACTCAGATTTCACCGGTCGCAACCTTATGCCAATTCTTGACGGTGTGCTTGGCCTGCTTGAAGAAGCGGCGGCGGATGACCAGAGTGTTCAAGAGGTTTTGGGTGACGATATCAAAGGCTTCTGTTCAGCGCTGGCCGGTGAAGAAGGGGCAAAGTCTTTTCGTGACAAGTGGCGCGAACAACTCAACAATAATATCGCTAAAAAATTAGGTAAATAG
- a CDS encoding DUF1048 domain-containing protein: MLEFFKKVVGDKKEYKQQMARVKALPEDYQFVFEKIQRYMWNFAAGDGYDMLKIQYELIDLLEAGVVEDRQVLEITGEDVAAFCDELLLNAKTYTENWREKLNHDIMKKFGKGNDSK, encoded by the coding sequence ATGCTGGAGTTTTTCAAAAAAGTGGTCGGGGATAAAAAAGAGTATAAGCAACAGATGGCAAGGGTAAAAGCACTACCTGAAGACTATCAGTTCGTATTTGAAAAAATTCAAAGATACATGTGGAATTTTGCTGCAGGAGACGGCTATGACATGTTGAAGATTCAATATGAATTGATAGATTTGTTGGAAGCTGGCGTGGTGGAAGACAGACAAGTTTTGGAAATCACGGGCGAGGACGTGGCGGCGTTTTGCGACGAACTTCTGCTCAACGCCAAAACGTATACGGAAAACTGGCGCGAGAAGCTTAACCACGACATAATGAAAAAATTCGGAAAAGGGAATGATTCCAAATAA
- a CDS encoding PadR family transcriptional regulator → MLENLTEMLKGVLEGCVLEVISRKETYGYEITRRLNALGFTDVVVGTVYTILIRLEKNKLVEITKKPSDMGPPRKFFTLNDAGREELRRFWEKWEFVASKINQLKEGQ, encoded by the coding sequence ATGCTGGAAAACCTAACGGAAATGCTCAAAGGTGTGCTTGAAGGATGCGTCCTTGAAGTTATAAGCCGCAAAGAAACCTACGGCTACGAAATCACGCGGCGGTTGAACGCTCTCGGTTTCACAGATGTTGTGGTGGGAACGGTGTACACCATACTGATACGGCTTGAAAAAAACAAGTTGGTGGAGATCACCAAGAAGCCCTCCGACATGGGACCGCCGCGAAAGTTTTTCACGCTCAACGACGCGGGGCGTGAGGAACTGCGGAGGTTCTGGGAAAAATGGGAATTTGTTGCGTCGAAAATCAACCAATTAAAGGAGGGACAGTAA
- a CDS encoding ABC transporter permease, with protein MTFGHIVGKNLKYNFGRFLSYLFVNSFVVAVLFLYGSLLFNEILARNGSFRAASAYIQAAAYAILLFSIVFVAYTGIYFVKSRSREFALYLTLGMTDRDLIRMIHIESLAIVAGSMVFGMLSGLLLSKLFYMILGRILGFTGFSYNDIYYIDYRTFLLSFGVFILVFLFNMLFTNIFIRRLSIVQMMKSSSTKGVSKSRPVVGAVAAVVCIFSTFFLHEFLARSEWARGITTNYPVLIPLLTFAVVIVSLYFVIAFGIDILRYFSKRVPAFYNRNILTFGSLSHRFFSYKVTLYIVSLLIFVAIYFMGMGISIYTYNNKTIEEFVPYDFMIETSGNMNNISPDEIKKLVGGAGGVLDTFSALKFASCQNYRNTKEGFVNYYLENYKDSMVISESEFNRHMGLHIDVKPDELLLVYNSSAKAQEPIDFDTVITIEPWREGVTHAEAFGAKSTDMDTFVRKLGNIRHLVYSREKTRSMYAPFIDSYGNIEYAGVLADVVDDKVYAELKAKTETAYLFNLKSGHGKKVFNAILDGLRKINGADESLWQSSSLVFGAKDDITNLRPIYKQERFDMAFGIGGFTFFAFSFIGFLFLLSSGIVLYYKIVTDIDEEKEQIVMLKRIGINGKECRRYLTTHLAIIFFTPFVIGAILGTVYMHAELVFTPYVGYMMSFIWIIIGVVAILDVLLYLTLRKRFFRGVEV; from the coding sequence ATGACATTTGGGCATATTGTGGGTAAAAACCTAAAATATAATTTTGGGCGTTTTCTTTCCTATCTTTTCGTAAACAGCTTTGTTGTTGCGGTTTTATTTTTGTACGGCAGCCTGTTGTTTAATGAAATTTTAGCCCGGAATGGCTCTTTTAGGGCAGCATCTGCTTATATTCAAGCGGCGGCGTATGCCATCCTCTTGTTTTCCATCGTTTTTGTAGCGTACACAGGTATATATTTTGTGAAATCAAGAAGCCGTGAATTTGCACTGTATCTCACTTTAGGCATGACTGACAGAGACTTAATTAGAATGATTCATATAGAGAGCCTTGCCATTGTTGCCGGATCTATGGTTTTTGGTATGCTTTCCGGGCTTTTGCTGTCAAAATTGTTTTATATGATACTTGGCAGAATATTAGGCTTCACCGGCTTTAGCTATAACGATATTTACTATATCGACTACAGAACCTTTTTATTGAGCTTTGGTGTTTTTATCCTTGTCTTTCTTTTTAACATGCTTTTTACCAACATCTTTATTCGCAGACTCTCTATTGTACAGATGATGAAATCCTCCAGTACCAAAGGCGTTTCCAAGTCACGTCCGGTTGTTGGTGCAGTTGCTGCCGTTGTATGTATTTTTTCCACCTTCTTTCTGCATGAGTTTTTAGCCAGAAGTGAGTGGGCAAGGGGCATTACAACCAATTATCCTGTACTGATTCCACTCTTAACATTCGCAGTTGTCATAGTATCGCTGTATTTTGTCATAGCTTTTGGTATTGATATCCTGCGATATTTTAGTAAGCGAGTCCCTGCATTTTATAACAGAAACATTTTAACTTTTGGAAGCCTCAGTCACCGATTTTTTTCCTATAAAGTAACGTTGTATATCGTTTCGTTATTAATTTTTGTGGCCATTTATTTTATGGGTATGGGCATATCAATCTATACCTATAATAATAAAACCATTGAGGAATTTGTTCCCTACGATTTTATGATTGAAACAAGCGGCAATATGAATAATATAAGTCCAGACGAGATTAAGAAGCTTGTGGGGGGTGCAGGCGGTGTTTTAGATACTTTTTCCGCTTTGAAATTTGCAAGCTGCCAAAACTACAGGAATACCAAGGAAGGGTTTGTCAACTATTATTTAGAAAATTATAAAGATAGTATGGTCATCAGTGAAAGCGAGTTTAACAGGCATATGGGGTTACATATTGATGTTAAACCTGACGAATTACTGCTTGTTTATAATTCCAGTGCAAAAGCACAAGAACCCATTGATTTTGATACGGTTATCACAATTGAGCCCTGGCGGGAAGGTGTAACCCATGCAGAAGCATTTGGGGCAAAGTCTACGGATATGGATACTTTTGTTCGCAAATTGGGAAATATAAGGCATTTAGTATATAGCAGAGAAAAAACAAGAAGTATGTATGCTCCTTTCATTGATTCCTATGGAAATATTGAGTATGCAGGTGTTTTGGCAGATGTAGTTGACGACAAGGTGTATGCAGAGCTGAAAGCCAAGACAGAAACCGCCTATTTGTTTAATCTGAAATCGGGACATGGCAAAAAGGTTTTTAATGCCATACTTGATGGGCTGCGCAAGATAAATGGCGCCGATGAAAGCTTATGGCAGAGCTCCAGCTTGGTATTCGGTGCAAAAGACGATATAACCAATTTGCGACCAATTTACAAGCAAGAACGTTTTGATATGGCGTTTGGTATTGGAGGGTTTACGTTTTTTGCGTTTAGCTTCATAGGATTTTTATTCTTACTGTCATCAGGCATTGTATTGTATTACAAAATTGTTACTGATATTGATGAAGAAAAAGAACAGATTGTAATGCTAAAAAGAATAGGGATAAACGGCAAAGAGTGCAGGAGATACCTGACAACGCATTTAGCAATCATTTTCTTTACCCCATTTGTCATAGGGGCCATTTTAGGAACGGTATACATGCATGCAGAACTTGTGTTTACCCCTTATGTGGGTTATATGATGAGTTTTATATGGATAATAATAGGGGTAGTGGCGATTTTGGATGTGCTTCTTTACCTGACTCTTAGAAAAAGATTTTTTAGAGGTGTTGAAGTTTGA
- a CDS encoding ABC transporter ATP-binding protein → MDDIIKAENLTKVYRSFKGAKEVRALQDVNLTVSKGEFIGIMGPSGSGKTTLLNILSGIDTATSGKVIIDGKIIDRLKKDELALFRRQRIGYIFQDFNLLESLTLKENIALPLILDKVPPQKIEHRVNELMNFFGISDLAEKYQYHASGGQKQRVAAARALSTDPAVCFADEPTGNLDSKSSANIMEMMTQMNIQKHCTILMVTHDAFAASYCQKIIFIKDGKINLQIQSPGDRKIFFDKILETLSIVGGDKE, encoded by the coding sequence ATGGATGACATTATCAAGGCGGAAAATTTAACAAAAGTATATCGCTCATTTAAGGGAGCTAAGGAGGTGCGGGCTTTACAAGATGTGAATCTCACCGTTTCTAAGGGTGAGTTTATCGGCATTATGGGACCAAGTGGCAGTGGAAAAACCACGCTTTTAAATATATTGTCTGGTATTGATACTGCAACATCAGGCAAAGTAATCATAGACGGCAAGATCATTGATAGGCTTAAAAAAGATGAGTTAGCGCTGTTTCGCCGGCAAAGAATCGGATATATCTTTCAGGACTTCAATCTTCTTGAAAGCCTGACCCTGAAAGAAAATATCGCTTTGCCGCTGATTTTGGATAAAGTACCGCCGCAAAAAATTGAACACCGCGTGAATGAACTGATGAACTTCTTCGGTATAAGCGACCTTGCTGAAAAATACCAATACCACGCTTCCGGTGGTCAAAAACAACGTGTTGCGGCTGCAAGGGCGCTTTCCACCGATCCGGCGGTGTGCTTTGCCGACGAACCAACCGGTAATCTTGACTCGAAATCGTCGGCCAATATCATGGAAATGATGACACAGATGAATATTCAAAAACACTGTACCATATTGATGGTTACTCACGATGCATTTGCTGCATCCTACTGCCAAAAGATTATCTTTATCAAAGACGGTAAAATCAACCTTCAAATACAAAGTCCGGGTGACAGAAAGATCTTCTTTGATAAAATATTGGAGACCTTGAGTATAGTGGGAGGCGATAAGGAATGA
- a CDS encoding ATP-binding protein, which produces MYLIRLLCKTIDSERKAIVFYLANTAMMLLIFNLTFTETVIVYPTLISLTILIVYLIVKAVSMHGFLTSLDSAKHSKGCESNPETCKETYVFEIIEEIHKNYNEKITTMNYKLAGRNSMFSSFIHNMKSSLAVIELACVNPSADALGDISLENEKLKRNLEQALNILRLDEFSNDYVPERVDLHGLVNMVINEKKRDFIYAGVFPKLYGEATYVYTDKKWCAYILEQIISNAIKYSTSGKNIYMEINPGEKYTVLTIRDEGIGIEVEDVPRVFDLFFTGKNGRKHKTATGIGLFMVKHIAKQLGIEVTLTSAVGEGTSVSLSFLSKLQGYCKLNRF; this is translated from the coding sequence TTGATTTTTAATCTAACTTTCACTGAAACCGTTATAGTCTATCCCACTTTGATTAGCCTGACGATTCTAATTGTTTATCTGATTGTTAAAGCTGTGAGTATGCATGGCTTTTTAACCAGCTTAGACAGTGCAAAGCACAGCAAAGGCTGCGAATCGAATCCTGAAACTTGCAAAGAGACCTACGTTTTTGAGATCATAGAGGAAATACATAAGAATTACAATGAAAAAATCACCACTATGAACTACAAGCTGGCAGGGCGCAATTCCATGTTTTCTAGTTTCATCCATAATATGAAATCCTCTTTGGCCGTTATTGAACTTGCTTGTGTCAATCCATCCGCAGATGCACTTGGCGATATTTCACTGGAAAATGAAAAGTTGAAAAGAAATTTGGAGCAAGCTCTGAACATTCTGCGGCTTGATGAGTTTTCAAATGATTATGTGCCAGAGCGTGTTGATCTTCACGGATTGGTTAACATGGTTATCAATGAAAAGAAGCGTGACTTTATATATGCAGGCGTGTTTCCAAAACTTTATGGTGAAGCTACCTATGTCTATACTGATAAAAAGTGGTGTGCTTATATATTAGAACAAATCATTTCAAATGCAATTAAATACAGTACTTCAGGTAAAAATATTTATATGGAAATAAACCCAGGTGAAAAATACACTGTACTTACAATACGTGATGAGGGCATAGGTATCGAAGTTGAAGATGTTCCAAGAGTTTTCGATTTGTTCTTTACGGGCAAAAACGGGCGGAAACATAAAACCGCCACAGGAATAGGTCTTTTTATGGTTAAACACATTGCAAAGCAACTTGGTATTGAGGTAACTCTGACATCCGCCGTAGGTGAAGGAACAAGTGTTAGTCTATCTTTTCTTTCAAAATTGCAAGGTTATTGTAAGCTAAATCGATTTTAA